Part of the Bacteroidota bacterium genome is shown below.
GGCTTGTTTCAAGCAGATTCACCTCCAAGAAATTTCCAAATGGAACAGGTATGACCGACATCACGCGTTGAAGGATTTTCCGATGCCATGGGAAGGATTCAGATCAGATGCAGAAAAATCCATTCAAGCTATTCTGGTTTCTCATAAAAAATCAAATCGCGTTCTGGCTTCACGCAGTTTTAAAGTAAAAAAGGGGACGAAGAAATTTTCAAATAAAGGTATTGCTGCAAGAGGTTCTTTGCATGAAGCAACGATTTATGGCCTGAGAAAAGATAAAACGGGTGAAGAATCTTTTCATACAAGAAAGTCTCTTGAACGATTGACAGAGGCGGCAATACCCAAAATTGTTGATGATAAAGTACGGTCTTTGGTTTATCAGCGCTTGAAAGAAAGAGGATTGCAAATAGATTCTAAAAATGGCAAGCCTATTACGAAAACAAAAGAAGAGAAGGATAAATTCAAACAGGCGTTTGATAAACCTGTCCATTTACCCAATAGAAACGGAGATCCGGTTCCGGTAAAAAAAGTTCGGATAAAGGAAAACATTGGTAACCCTGCAAAGTTGAAAACGATTAATCAGCACGTTAATCCAAAAAACAACTATGCTGTACTCATATACAAAAAAGCTGATGGAACTCTGGATGAGGAAATAATATCCTTCTGGGTTGCCGCAGAAAGAAAAAATCAAGGAGAACTCATCTTTAAGCTTCCTGAAAATGGCAAAAAAATAGTGGCCACTCTTCAAATAAATGATTTGGTTTTATTGAACCTTTCCAATGAAGCGCTTGAGAATAACAAAACTAATTTCTCAATTTTAAATCAAAATCTTTATAGGGTACAGAAAATAACCTCTGGTGATTATTGGTTCCGGTTTCATTCATCAGCATCTCTTGAAGACGAAAAATATATTCAAATCAGAAATTTTGGTGATGGAAAAACCGGGTGGGTGACTTTCAATCCTATCAAAGTAAAAGTTACTGTCACTGGAAAAATTCAACCCTTAAAACCCCATGCTCAAACGCCCCCTCTTCTTTAGCAACCATCAAACAAATTAACTTTGCACTATGCACTGGCAAGAACTAAATAAATGGATTGAAAAATTTGAATCGCGCGGACTAAGCAGTGTGCTTGATTTCGAGCAATTCAACAGGATTGCCATTGTGCATCACAGCAGCGCCATTGAGGGCAGTACACTTACGTTTGAAGAAACCGCTTTGCTCATTACCGAAGGGATTACGGCAAAGGGCAAATCGATGAGCGAACATGAAATGGTGAAAGATCATTACCATGCACTGCTCTTTGTGCTTGAGAATGCAAAAAACAAAACGGCTGTCACTCCTGAATTTTTAAAACAAATAAACGCACGGGTAAATAAAAATACTGGACAGGTTAGAAACACGCTGCTTGGAATATGCGATGACACAAAAGGCGATTTCCGCCTTGGGAATGTTACCGCCGGAACAACTTATTTTGTGAATTATGATAAAGTGACAGGCATGGCGGCAGAGCTCTGCGAAAAAATTCAAAGCAAAATAACAACCGCAAAAACGACCAAAGAAATTTATGGCCTTTCCTTTGATGCCCATTTTTATCTCGTGAGCATTCATCCCTGGTTCGACGGAAACGGAAGAACATCGCGCCTGCTGATGAATTTTATCCAGGCGTTCCATCATAAACCACTTTCCATCGTATTTCTTGAAGACAAATCAACTTATATAAAGGTGTTGAATGATGCGAGGCGGGCTGATGATCCTGATATTTTCAGGAAATTTATGACTGAGCAGCATATCAACTATATGAAACAGGAAATTGAACGGTATGAGCAAAGAAATAAGGGAATTCGTTTTCTCCTCTAATCAATTTGATCCATGCTCAAACGAACCCTCTTCTTCAGCAACCCATTCCATCTGAACATCCGGCTTGCGCAACTGGAGATCACCGACAAAAAAAGCGGTGAAATAAAGACTGCACCTATTGAAGATTTGGGATTTGTAGTACTCGACAACCGCGAGATCACCATTACGCAAAGTGTTTTCTCGATGCTTGCGGAAAATAATGTGGCGGTAATAATCTGCGACGAAAAACATCACCCCGCGAGCATGATGTTCCACCTCGACACCAACATTGTACAGAACGAAAAATTCCGCGCACAGATTTCTGCAAGTGAACCAATGAAAAAACAACTGTGGCAGCAGACAGTAAAAACGAAGATCAGGAACCAGGCGGCGTTATTAAAACATATTGGAAAAGATGACCCCGAAAAGGAAGGGGCAGGCGAAGCATTAATGAGAATCGCTACACAAGTAAAAAGCGGCGACACTACCAATGAAGAAGCGCAGGCCGCAAGAAAATACTGGAACAAATTGTTTGGAGAAAATTTTACGCGCGAGCGCGAAGGCATGCCGCCCAATCCGTCGCTGAATTATGGTTACGCCATTCTGCGCGCTGCAGTTGCGCGTGCCTTATGCGGGAGCGGGCTCCTGCCCACGCTGGGGATTCATCATCACAGCAAATACAATCATTATTGCCTTGCCGATGATATCATGGAACCTTATCGCCCGTTTGTGGATAAAGTTGTATGGAAACAGAAACACAACTCTGATGATTACCATAACCTGAATAAAGAGAGAAAATCCGAACTGCTTTCTGTTCTCTCGTGCGATGTGAAAATGAATGGAGAAAACAGCCCGTTGCTTGTCGCGCTTTCTCACACAACGGCATCTCTTGTAAAATGTTTTGAGGGTAACGAAAAACAATTGGCATATCCCACACTGGGTTGATTTTTTTTCTATGAAAAGTGATGATCACACCCGGCTCAATGCGTATAGAATTATGTGGTTGTTTGTATTC
Proteins encoded:
- a CDS encoding Fic family protein, producing the protein MHWQELNKWIEKFESRGLSSVLDFEQFNRIAIVHHSSAIEGSTLTFEETALLITEGITAKGKSMSEHEMVKDHYHALLFVLENAKNKTAVTPEFLKQINARVNKNTGQVRNTLLGICDDTKGDFRLGNVTAGTTYFVNYDKVTGMAAELCEKIQSKITTAKTTKEIYGLSFDAHFYLVSIHPWFDGNGRTSRLLMNFIQAFHHKPLSIVFLEDKSTYIKVLNDARRADDPDIFRKFMTEQHINYMKQEIERYEQRNKGIRFLL
- the cas1 gene encoding type II CRISPR-associated endonuclease Cas1; translated protein: MLKRTLFFSNPFHLNIRLAQLEITDKKSGEIKTAPIEDLGFVVLDNREITITQSVFSMLAENNVAVIICDEKHHPASMMFHLDTNIVQNEKFRAQISASEPMKKQLWQQTVKTKIRNQAALLKHIGKDDPEKEGAGEALMRIATQVKSGDTTNEEAQAARKYWNKLFGENFTREREGMPPNPSLNYGYAILRAAVARALCGSGLLPTLGIHHHSKYNHYCLADDIMEPYRPFVDKVVWKQKHNSDDYHNLNKERKSELLSVLSCDVKMNGENSPLLVALSHTTASLVKCFEGNEKQLAYPTLG